In Mus musculus strain C57BL/6J chromosome 9, GRCm38.p6 C57BL/6J, one genomic interval encodes:
- the Sema3b gene encoding semaphorin-3B isoform X1 — MGRAEAAAMIPGLALLWVAGLGDTAPNLPRLRLSFQELQARHGVRTFRLERTCCYEALLVDEERGRLFVGAENHVASLSLDNISKRAKKLAWPAPVEWREECNWAGKDIGTECMNFVKLLHTYNHTHLLACGTGAFHPTCAFVEVGHRLEEPMLQLDRRKLEDGKGKTPYDPRHRAASVLVGEELYSGVTADLMGRDFTIFRSLGQNPSLRTEPHDSRWLNEPKFVKVFWIPESENPDDDKIYFFFRESAVEAAPAMGRMSVSRVGQICRNDLGGQRSLVNKWTTFLKARLVCSVPGVEGDTHFDQLQDVFLLSSRDRQTPLLYAVFSTSSGVFQGSAVCVYSMNDVRRAFLGPFAHKEGPTHQWVSYQGRVPYPRPGMCPSKTFGTFSSTKDFPDDVIQFARNHPLMYNPVLPMGGRPLFLQVGAGYTFTQIAADRVAAADGHYDVLFIGTDVGTVLKVISVPKGSRPNSEGLLLEELQVFEDSAAITSMQISSKRQQLYIASRSAVAQIALHRCTALGRACAECCLARDPYCAWDGSACTRFQPTAKRRFRRQDIRNGDPSTLCSGDSSHSVLLEKKVLGVESGSAFLECEPRSLQAHVQWTFQGAGEAAHTQVLAEERVERTARGLLLRGLRRQDSGVYLCVAVEQGFSQPLRRLVLHVLSAAQAERLARAEEAAAPAPPGPKLWYRDFLQLVEPGGGGGANSLRMCRPQPGHHSVAADSRRKGRNRRMHVSELRAERGPRSAAHW; from the exons ATGGGGCGGGCTGAGGCCGCCGCCATGATCCCAGGCCTGGCCCTTCTCTGGGTAGCAGGGCTAGGGGATACTGCCCCTAACCTTCCCCGCCTTCGGCTCTCCTTTCAAG AATTACAGGCCCGGCATGGTGTCCGAACCTTCAGGCTGGAGCGGACCTGCTGTTATGAAGCCTTGCTGGTGGATGAGGAGCGTGGACGCCTgtttgtgggtgctgagaaccacgTGGCTTCCCTCAGCCTGGACAACATCAGCAAGCGAGCCAAGAAG CTGGCCTGGCCCGCCCCCGTGGAATGGCGTGAAGAATGCAACTGGGCAGGGAAGGACATTGGT ACCGAGTGCATGAACTTCGTGAAGCTGCTGCACACCTACAACCACACCCACTTGCTGGCCTGTGGCACAGGGGCTTTCCACCCAACCTGTGCCTTTGTGGAGGTGGGCCACCGGCTGGAG gaACCCATGCTTCAACTGGACCGGAGGAAACTTGAGGACGGCAAGGGGAAGACTCCTTATGACCCAAGGCATCGGGCTGCCTCGGTGCTGGTGG GGGAAGAACTGTATTCTGGGGTGACAGCAGACCTTATGGGCCGGGACTTTACCATCTTTCGAAGCCTTGGTCAGAATCCGAGTCTCCGAACAGAGCCCCATGATTCCCGCTGGCTCAATG AACCCAAGTTTGTCAAGGTCTTTTGGATCCCAGAGAGTGAGAACCCTGATGACGATAAAATCTATTTCTTCTTCCGCGAGTCCGCTGTGGAAGCAGCACCAGCAATGGGGCGCATGTCTGTGTCTCGTGTTGGCCAGATCTGCAGG AATGACCTGGGTGGCCAGCGGAGCTTGGTCAACAAATGGACCACATTTCTGAAGGCGCGGCTTGTGTGCTCAGTACCTGGAGTTGAGGGTGACACCCACTTTGACCAACTTC AGGATGTTTTCCTTCTGTCCTCCCGAGACCGCCAGACACCTCTTCTCTATGCTGTCTTCTCCACCTCCAG TGGTGTCTTCCAGGGCTCTGCTGTGTGCGTGTACAGCATGAACGATGTGCGCCGAGCCTTCTTGGGACCTTTTGCTCACAAAGAGGGGCCTACACACCAGTGGGTGTCCTACCAGGGTCGTGTCCCCTACCCAAGACCTGGCATG TGCCCCAGCAAGACCTTTGGCACCTTCAGCTCCACCAAGGACTTCCCAGATGACGTTATCCAGTTTGCTCGGAACCACCCTCTCATGTACAACCCAGTCCTGCCCATGGGGGGGCGCCCTCTCTTCCTACAAGTGGGAGCTGGGTACACCTTCACCCAAATCGCCGCAGACCGAGTAGCAGCTGCCGATGGACACTACGATGTTCTCTTCATTGGTACAG aTGTGGGCACAGTGCTGAAAGTGATCTCAGTCCCCAAAGGCAGCCGACCTAATTCTGAAGGACTTCTCCTGGAAGAGCTGCAGGTGTTCGAG GACTCTGCCGCTATCACCAGCATGCAAATCTCCTCTAAAAGG CAACAACTCTACATAGCATCGCGCAGCGCAGTGGCCCAGATTGCTTTGCATCGCTGCACTGCCCTAGGCCGCGCCTGCGCAGAATGCTGCTTGGCCCGTGATCCTTACTGCGCCTGGGATGGATCAGCTTGCACACGCTTCCAGCCTACGGCCAAGAG ACGGTTCCGGAGGCAAGACATAAGGAATGGCGACCCCAGCACCCTATGCTCTGGAG ACTCTTCTCACTCTGTGCTGCTGGAGAAGAAGGTGTTGGGTGTGGAGAGCGGCAGCGCGTTTCTGGAGTGTGAGCCCCGCTCGCTCCAGGCGCATGTGCAGTGGACCTTCCAAGGTGCAGGGGAGGCAGCTCACACCCAG GTGCTGGCTGAGGAGAGAGTAGAGCGCACTGCGCGGGGGCTGCTGTTGCGGGGGCTGCGGCGCCAGGACTCTGGCGTGTATCTTTGCGTCGCGGTTGAACAAGGCTTTTCACAACCACTGCGTCGCCTGGTGCTGCATGTGTTGAGTGCGGCGCAGGCTGAACGACTGGCACGGGCAGAGGAAGCAGCCGCTCCTGCACCTCCTGGCCCTAAACTCTGGTACCGGGACTTTCTGCAGTTGGTGGAGCCAGGCGGTGGCGGAGGTGCAAACTCCCTGCGAATGTGCCGCCCGCAGCCCGGGCACCACTCTGTGGCAGCAGATTCACGTCGTAAGGGTCGCAACAGACGGATGCATGTCTCTGAGCTCCGTGCTGAGCGTGGACCACGTAGTGCAGCTCACTGGTGA
- the Sema3b gene encoding semaphorin-3B isoform X2: protein MGRDFTIFRSLGQNPSLRTEPHDSRWLNEPKFVKVFWIPESENPDDDKIYFFFRESAVEAAPAMGRMSVSRVGQICRNDLGGQRSLVNKWTTFLKARLVCSVPGVEGDTHFDQLQDVFLLSSRDRQTPLLYAVFSTSSGVFQGSAVCVYSMNDVRRAFLGPFAHKEGPTHQWVSYQGRVPYPRPGMCPSKTFGTFSSTKDFPDDVIQFARNHPLMYNPVLPMGGRPLFLQVGAGYTFTQIAADRVAAADGHYDVLFIGTDVGTVLKVISVPKGSRPNSEGLLLEELQVFEDSAAITSMQISSKRQQLYIASRSAVAQIALHRCTALGRACAECCLARDPYCAWDGSACTRFQPTAKRRFRRQDIRNGDPSTLCSGDSSHSVLLEKKVLGVESGSAFLECEPRSLQAHVQWTFQGAGEAAHTQVLAEERVERTARGLLLRGLRRQDSGVYLCVAVEQGFSQPLRRLVLHVLSAAQAERLARAEEAAAPAPPGPKLWYRDFLQLVEPGGGGGANSLRMCRPQPGHHSVAADSRRKGRNRRMHVSELRAERGPRSAAHW from the exons ATGGGCCGGGACTTTACCATCTTTCGAAGCCTTGGTCAGAATCCGAGTCTCCGAACAGAGCCCCATGATTCCCGCTGGCTCAATG AACCCAAGTTTGTCAAGGTCTTTTGGATCCCAGAGAGTGAGAACCCTGATGACGATAAAATCTATTTCTTCTTCCGCGAGTCCGCTGTGGAAGCAGCACCAGCAATGGGGCGCATGTCTGTGTCTCGTGTTGGCCAGATCTGCAGG AATGACCTGGGTGGCCAGCGGAGCTTGGTCAACAAATGGACCACATTTCTGAAGGCGCGGCTTGTGTGCTCAGTACCTGGAGTTGAGGGTGACACCCACTTTGACCAACTTC AGGATGTTTTCCTTCTGTCCTCCCGAGACCGCCAGACACCTCTTCTCTATGCTGTCTTCTCCACCTCCAG TGGTGTCTTCCAGGGCTCTGCTGTGTGCGTGTACAGCATGAACGATGTGCGCCGAGCCTTCTTGGGACCTTTTGCTCACAAAGAGGGGCCTACACACCAGTGGGTGTCCTACCAGGGTCGTGTCCCCTACCCAAGACCTGGCATG TGCCCCAGCAAGACCTTTGGCACCTTCAGCTCCACCAAGGACTTCCCAGATGACGTTATCCAGTTTGCTCGGAACCACCCTCTCATGTACAACCCAGTCCTGCCCATGGGGGGGCGCCCTCTCTTCCTACAAGTGGGAGCTGGGTACACCTTCACCCAAATCGCCGCAGACCGAGTAGCAGCTGCCGATGGACACTACGATGTTCTCTTCATTGGTACAG aTGTGGGCACAGTGCTGAAAGTGATCTCAGTCCCCAAAGGCAGCCGACCTAATTCTGAAGGACTTCTCCTGGAAGAGCTGCAGGTGTTCGAG GACTCTGCCGCTATCACCAGCATGCAAATCTCCTCTAAAAGG CAACAACTCTACATAGCATCGCGCAGCGCAGTGGCCCAGATTGCTTTGCATCGCTGCACTGCCCTAGGCCGCGCCTGCGCAGAATGCTGCTTGGCCCGTGATCCTTACTGCGCCTGGGATGGATCAGCTTGCACACGCTTCCAGCCTACGGCCAAGAG ACGGTTCCGGAGGCAAGACATAAGGAATGGCGACCCCAGCACCCTATGCTCTGGAG ACTCTTCTCACTCTGTGCTGCTGGAGAAGAAGGTGTTGGGTGTGGAGAGCGGCAGCGCGTTTCTGGAGTGTGAGCCCCGCTCGCTCCAGGCGCATGTGCAGTGGACCTTCCAAGGTGCAGGGGAGGCAGCTCACACCCAG GTGCTGGCTGAGGAGAGAGTAGAGCGCACTGCGCGGGGGCTGCTGTTGCGGGGGCTGCGGCGCCAGGACTCTGGCGTGTATCTTTGCGTCGCGGTTGAACAAGGCTTTTCACAACCACTGCGTCGCCTGGTGCTGCATGTGTTGAGTGCGGCGCAGGCTGAACGACTGGCACGGGCAGAGGAAGCAGCCGCTCCTGCACCTCCTGGCCCTAAACTCTGGTACCGGGACTTTCTGCAGTTGGTGGAGCCAGGCGGTGGCGGAGGTGCAAACTCCCTGCGAATGTGCCGCCCGCAGCCCGGGCACCACTCTGTGGCAGCAGATTCACGTCGTAAGGGTCGCAACAGACGGATGCATGTCTCTGAGCTCCGTGCTGAGCGTGGACCACGTAGTGCAGCTCACTGGTGA
- the Sema3b gene encoding semaphorin-3B isoform X3 produces MGRAEAAAMIPGLALLWVAGLGDTAPNLPRLRLSFQELQARHGVRTFRLERTCCYEALLVDEERGRLFVGAENHVASLSLDNISKRAKKLAWPAPVEWREECNWAGKDIGTECMNFVKLLHTYNHTHLLACGTGAFHPTCAFVEVGHRLEEPMLQLDRRKLEDGKGKTPYDPRHRAASVLVGEELYSGVTADLMGRDFTIFRSLGQNPSLRTEPHDSRWLNEPKFVKVFWIPESENPDDDKIYFFFRESAVEAAPAMGRMSVSRVGQICRNDLGGQRSLVNKWTTFLKARLVCSVPGVEGDTHFDQLQDVFLLSSRDRQTPLLYAVFSTSSGVFQGSAVCVYSMNDVRRAFLGPFAHKEGPTHQWVSYQGRVPYPRPGMCPSKTFGTFSSTKDFPDDVIQFARNHPLMYNPVLPMGGRPLFLQVGAGYTFTQIAADRVAAADGHYDVLFIGTDVGTVLKVISVPKGSRPNSEGLLLEELQVFEDSAAITSMQISSKRTMRTSVFPPVQRGKGYLTEGNQVRAVLHQTGDSCAL; encoded by the exons ATGGGGCGGGCTGAGGCCGCCGCCATGATCCCAGGCCTGGCCCTTCTCTGGGTAGCAGGGCTAGGGGATACTGCCCCTAACCTTCCCCGCCTTCGGCTCTCCTTTCAAG AATTACAGGCCCGGCATGGTGTCCGAACCTTCAGGCTGGAGCGGACCTGCTGTTATGAAGCCTTGCTGGTGGATGAGGAGCGTGGACGCCTgtttgtgggtgctgagaaccacgTGGCTTCCCTCAGCCTGGACAACATCAGCAAGCGAGCCAAGAAG CTGGCCTGGCCCGCCCCCGTGGAATGGCGTGAAGAATGCAACTGGGCAGGGAAGGACATTGGT ACCGAGTGCATGAACTTCGTGAAGCTGCTGCACACCTACAACCACACCCACTTGCTGGCCTGTGGCACAGGGGCTTTCCACCCAACCTGTGCCTTTGTGGAGGTGGGCCACCGGCTGGAG gaACCCATGCTTCAACTGGACCGGAGGAAACTTGAGGACGGCAAGGGGAAGACTCCTTATGACCCAAGGCATCGGGCTGCCTCGGTGCTGGTGG GGGAAGAACTGTATTCTGGGGTGACAGCAGACCTTATGGGCCGGGACTTTACCATCTTTCGAAGCCTTGGTCAGAATCCGAGTCTCCGAACAGAGCCCCATGATTCCCGCTGGCTCAATG AACCCAAGTTTGTCAAGGTCTTTTGGATCCCAGAGAGTGAGAACCCTGATGACGATAAAATCTATTTCTTCTTCCGCGAGTCCGCTGTGGAAGCAGCACCAGCAATGGGGCGCATGTCTGTGTCTCGTGTTGGCCAGATCTGCAGG AATGACCTGGGTGGCCAGCGGAGCTTGGTCAACAAATGGACCACATTTCTGAAGGCGCGGCTTGTGTGCTCAGTACCTGGAGTTGAGGGTGACACCCACTTTGACCAACTTC AGGATGTTTTCCTTCTGTCCTCCCGAGACCGCCAGACACCTCTTCTCTATGCTGTCTTCTCCACCTCCAG TGGTGTCTTCCAGGGCTCTGCTGTGTGCGTGTACAGCATGAACGATGTGCGCCGAGCCTTCTTGGGACCTTTTGCTCACAAAGAGGGGCCTACACACCAGTGGGTGTCCTACCAGGGTCGTGTCCCCTACCCAAGACCTGGCATG TGCCCCAGCAAGACCTTTGGCACCTTCAGCTCCACCAAGGACTTCCCAGATGACGTTATCCAGTTTGCTCGGAACCACCCTCTCATGTACAACCCAGTCCTGCCCATGGGGGGGCGCCCTCTCTTCCTACAAGTGGGAGCTGGGTACACCTTCACCCAAATCGCCGCAGACCGAGTAGCAGCTGCCGATGGACACTACGATGTTCTCTTCATTGGTACAG aTGTGGGCACAGTGCTGAAAGTGATCTCAGTCCCCAAAGGCAGCCGACCTAATTCTGAAGGACTTCTCCTGGAAGAGCTGCAGGTGTTCGAG GACTCTGCCGCTATCACCAGCATGCAAATCTCCTCTAAAAGG ACAATGCGAACCTCAGTGTTCCCACCTGTCCAGAGGGGGAAAGGCTATCTGACTGAAGGGAACCAGGTAAGGGCTGTCCTCCATCAGACTGGAGACTCTTGTGCCCTCTAG